A stretch of Bdellovibrionales bacterium CG10_big_fil_rev_8_21_14_0_10_45_34 DNA encodes these proteins:
- a CDS encoding orotate phosphoribosyltransferase codes for MKQVLLNAKWIEWMSQAFLELLERYRGQIKGVGGMTMGADPIVTAVSLRSSQNGWPLNGFYIRKEPKSHGTSRWVEGLKNFSVGDKVIIMEDVVTTGGSSLKAVERAEEAGLQVLGIIACVDREEGGREKIEERGLRFHSLTTKSEILAR; via the coding sequence ATGAAACAAGTCTTGCTCAATGCTAAGTGGATCGAGTGGATGAGTCAGGCCTTCTTAGAACTTTTGGAAAGATATCGAGGGCAGATCAAAGGAGTCGGTGGTATGACTATGGGGGCAGATCCCATCGTCACGGCGGTAAGCCTTCGAAGCTCACAAAATGGGTGGCCGCTAAATGGATTTTACATTCGAAAAGAACCCAAAAGCCACGGAACCTCTCGCTGGGTTGAAGGTCTGAAGAACTTCTCTGTGGGAGACAAGGTGATAATTATGGAAGATGTTGTGACAACGGGTGGTTCTTCTTTGAAAGCTGTTGAGCGAGCCGAAGAGGCTGGCCTGCAGGTACTTGGGATTATTGCTTGTGTTGACAGAGAAGAGGGTGGAAGAGAGAAAATCGAAGAACGCGGACTGAGGTTTCATTCTTTGACTACGAAGTCTGAGATACTTGCAAGGTAG